Proteins from one Danaus plexippus chromosome 2, MEX_DaPlex, whole genome shotgun sequence genomic window:
- the LOC116765262 gene encoding tyrosine-protein phosphatase non-receptor type 23 isoform X1 — protein MEAVPKLPLISFELKVSPETTHFGPKLKQYIAEVYREDPDSYGNEIHQLESLRSTAVRPTIDSPGLSALIRYFCQLRAMQSRFPMAKGQPAACTFAWKDLYANMTCSLSGVKFEMACILYNIGAMHTQLGSSEPRTTGDSLKSACQHYQYAAWAFQHLREQYPQPPGADISSDILKFLQEICFAQAQECILDKSIQDTRKSNVVGAVATQVLYFYKNSLALLGQSTGTDNIHEIIGTKLYNYWHRYLSFKSFYIGCIVCLYQGIHAEEQQKMGERVAFYQQAVDKLAEARKLAKYIEPVQVTQEALTFTNDVVEGKRKAAKNENEFIYHEEVPEKDMLSDLKPVCLVNAVPINFNDPEVAGQDIFSRLVPMGAHEASSMYSEEKAKLLRHVVAQTDTKNTELTEFMSSLQLDQLDVVDSDQKIPQEIVDRCAAMNAKTEIIQQLVDSMNSLAEIISDVEHSLNEIKTLIQDETLKEKEYQKQMGPRPPSIVQTEISREYHKYQEAHTRTNESNQVLHKAMTLHIANLRLLSQPLDVLQSKIPSIDNIEGLDRETMSEMRRVVSKAREMQTQRDSLLQQLRTALADDDVTAQLLASQDPPDEIFKREIDKHTPTVKIIEQNLAAQENIINKLTSLYASYGDSRRLLSDVLRKREGLINALVTSYDTHAELLGKSQKGLEFYRKLAHNVSGLLARLKSVCQVQREERAQLVAAHSPSTPVTSASVKNIDTPPIPSSGGTLKLKDYLPYMKNRGLARNAIPQPAQMEPLSNESYYPETIYPTSIRPTPVGSEDIHVSVATEVPQPNLPDGVVMPQSMQNMQNPYARYSTPYAPQENEPYAAPTSYQYSMNKFSKPEENYSYTSYTPSQYSSQIPDQTYTNPYYSATNNNATLVTDSQNPNMFNLGNMNQNPNQCGYTDPNTGQVYGQMPSTPDASMQYNQTDFNAGFAQMQISGQKVEQPISYGGEYSKTHYSVQYPQSFTSNMPTYSHAGQNSNTSIVQSQLPADGNVNYTYDPMTHYGQAMSNMPNTSQTPNIPSAAASPAPNQNFGPATSMQNFANPVQNGANPMQNLGNSVQNVSNPMQSVSNVLPNMGTPIHNPVNAMQNMNNPMQSVANTVQNFGASGQNIANSTPSAGNAIQNVNNPMQNITSSMQNNVNPLQNVPYQTQNFANSMQNFNNPMQHIPNSMQNVPSSIPNSSAVMTSVSAFNPETPYGYSSAYETISQGYVYTNAGSPMTSTTNVTAFSIGQTYSNPTDSVSYIDPNLSQIDAMDKPIKSHVTGQAITSTIPSYQNYNPAVNYVLDQTYRAPTQYTDSMNTSHGPNYQNHPGYVYNSATGNYEYNYGSQNSFTNYGQSTADPQEHTKESNWNVPGVYTSAGVCQTVQSPSENPQDVPPQAGNTQNYYNPPYGYLTTTNQANEFVSQPVTQSYASEITTNYGANMNNSTYIQSGQPQYTSVSYANNQVSTAKENVTEHSNNPTPVEHTNQQTPVESTPKEVDEPKPSSVKVEELKTEPTSFDLLSGLDFSVEQTPLKPEIKVPQISEKAIFKPSIVPKQKPVDIAVPKEEIIDRPPKRDLFSDPIFLNQFTQEVKNLQKLTDTFTNKTSNGLTVLDAKWKHLQEIQSKENARRSKSVASRYCPSTSTSVVPYDDSRLTLKSDSDAYINATYYKQLASWCIPLVISKCPKENEHTTFWKAMLENKISCIVCLLSEIEMQGNAYWPTAKGQSIDLADGLKVTLEDVICNVHWSERHLTVSSGKNVSRVKHYQINVYPAKIVCTPLVLLADRVLSESYTGRESDQLRGACVLDAAGAGRCSVLALLVMVMCQLRAGHVQLCDMLEEGCAKLYENRTNVLEDTKYLADAYRTVLFYVQGVLCSGTTMFNGEAVTTTTGASFLPPVPAVPPSPSPSTASLTSAKTKFSRESFEEMKQLPGLKSGDMKDPLNFLDPLWSLKKK, from the exons ATGGAGGCGGTTCCTAAATTACCGTTAATCAGTTTCGAACTGAAAGTAAGCCCTGAAACTACGCATTTTGGTCCTAAACTAAAACAG TATATAGCAGAGGTATATAGAGAAGATCCCGATAGTTACGGAAATGAAATTCATCAACTAGAAAGTCTTCGATCCACTGCCGTCAGACCTACTATCGATTCACCAGGACTAAGTGCTctaattagatatttttgcCAGCTCCGAGCTATGCAAAGTCGTTTTCCAATGGCGAAAGGTCAACCCGCAGCTTGCACTTTTGCATG GAAGGATCTATATGCCAATATGACTTGTTCACTCAGTGGTGTAAAGTTTGAAATGGCTTGTATATTGTACAATATTGGAGCTATGCATACCCAGCTTGGATCATCAGAGCCTCGAACTACAGGAGATAGTCTTAAGTCTGCTTGCCAACACTATCAGTATGCAGCCTGGGCATTCCAACACTTGAGGGAACAATACCCACAACCTCCGGGCGCTGATATCTCATCAGATATCTTGAAGTTTCTCCAAGAGATATGCTTTGCCCAGGCCCAAGAATGCATTCTAGATAAGAGCATCCAAGACACAAGAAAGTCAAATGTTgttg GTGCTGTTGCAACACAAGTGTTGTACTTCTATAAAAATTCTCTTGCATTGCTGGGACAATCAACCGGAACTGACAACATTCATGAAATAATTGGCACTAAATTGTACAACTACTGGCATCGCTACTTGTCattcaaaagtttttatattggcTGTATTGTTTGTCTGTACCAAG gtATTCATGCTGAAGAACAGCAGAAAATGGGTGAAAGGGTCGCTTTCTACCAACAAGCTGTAGACAAATTAGCTGAAGCACGAAAACTTGCTAAGTACATTGAGCCAGTACAAGTAACACAGGAAGCTCTGACATTCACTAATGATGTCGTGGAGGGAAAACGGAAGGCAGCTAAGAATgagaatgaatttatttatcatgaaGAGGTTCCGGAAAAAGATATGTTGTCAGATCTCAAGCCTGTGTGCTTGGTTAATGCTGtgccaattaattttaatgatccTGAG GTCGCTGGACAAGATATATTTTCGCGTTTGGTCCCAATGGGGGCTCATGAGGCTTCCTCTATGTACTCTGAAGAGAAGGCGAAGCTACTGCGCCATGTTGTAGCTCAGACTGACACCAAGAACACGGAATTGACCGAGTTCATGTCTTCACTTCAGTTGGACCAGTTGGATGTGGTTGATTCGGATCAAAA AATTCCGCAAGAAATAGTCGATAGGTGTGCCGCAATGAATgcaaaaacagaaataattcAACAGCTGGTGGACTCCATGAACAGTCTGGCTGAAATTATAAGTGATGTGGAGCATTCCCTTAATGAAATCAAGACACTCATACAG gaTGAAACACTTAAAGAGAAAGAATACCAAAAGCAAATGGGTCCTCGTCCACCTTCAATAGTCCAGACGGAGATATCCCGGGAGTACCACAAGTATCAAGAGGCTCACACACGTACCAACGAAAGCAACCAGGTGCTACACAAGGCTATGACGCTTCACATCGCCAACCTGAGGCTTCTGTCCCAACCGCTGGATGTCCTGCAGAGCAAGATACCCagcattgataatatag AGGGTCTTGATCGCGAAACGATGTCGGAGATGCGTCGTGTGGTGTCCAAGGCTCGTGAGATGCAGACTCAGCGTGACTCTCTGCTGCAACAGCTGCGGACGGCGCTGGCTGACGATGACGTCACGGCACAGCTGCTAGCCAGCCAGGACCCGCCCGACGAGATCTTCAAGAGAGAAATAGACAAACACACACCGACT GTCAAAATAATCGAACAAAACCTGGCAGCccaagaaaatataatcaataagcTGACGTCACTGTACGCCTCATACGGTGACTCCAGACGTCTGCTGTCCGACGTTTTAAGAAAACGCGAGGGTCTTATCAACG CGCTGGTCACTTCCTATGATACGCACGCGGAGCTGTTAGGCAAATCTCAGAAAGGTTTAGAGTTCTACCGCAAGTTGGCACACAACGTGTCCGGTCTCCTCGCTCGCCTCAAGTCCGTGTGTCAGGTTCAGAGGGAGGAACGAGCACAGCTGGTAGCCGCACATAGTC CATCAACGCCAGTCACATCGGCCTCAGTTAAGAACATCGACACCCCCCCGATTCCAAGCAGTGGTGGAACTCTTAAGCTTAAGGATTACCTTCCGTACATGAAGAATAGAGGTCTTGCGAGAAATGCGATTCCTCAACCAG CTCAAATGGAACCCTTGTCTAATGAATCTTACTATCCCGAAACGATATATCCAACTTCGATTCGGCCGACACCCGTTGGATCTGAAG ATATTCATGTTTCCGTAGCGACAGAAGTGCCTCAACCTAATTTACCAGATGGAGTGGTTATGCCTCAATCGATGCAAAATATGCAGAATCCATACGCAAGATATAGTACTCCATACGCTCCACAGGAAAACGAACCTTATGCGGCACCGACTAGCTATCAATATTCGATGAACAAATTTAGCAAACCCGAGGAAAACTACAGTTATACCTCGTATACTCCATCTCAGTACTCATCTCAGATTCCTGATCAGACCTACACAAACCCCTATTACTCCGCAACGAACAATAATGCTACTCTGGTTACGGATTCACAAAATCCGAATATGTTCAATCTGGGAAACATGAACCAAAACCCTAACCAATGCGGCTACACCGATCCCAACACCGGCCAGGTTTATGGCCAAATGCCATCAACGCCAGATGCATCCATGCAATACAATCAAACGGATTTTAACGCAGGGTTTGCTCAAATGCAGATATCCGGACAGAAAGTGGAACAGCCGATAAGTTACGGCGGTGAATATTCGAAAACACACTACAGTGTTCAGTATCCTCAATCGTTCACTTCTAATATGCCGACGTACAGCCACGCCGGACAGAATTCTAATACTAGTATTGTACAATCTCAACTACCCGCTGATGGCAACGTGAACTATACGTATGATCCGATGACACATTATGGACAAGCGATGTCCAATATGCCCAACACTTCTCAAACTCCAAATATTCCATCAGCTGCAGCTAGTCCTGCCCCAAATCAAAATTTCGGTCCAGCAACAAGTATGCAAAATTTCGCAAATCCTGTCCAAAATGGGGCAAACCCCATGCAAAATCTTGGCAACTCGGTTCAAAATGTCAGTAATCCCATGCAAAGCGTATCAAACGTGTTACCAAATATGGGTACTCCGATTCATAATCCCGTAAATGCTATGCAAAATATGAACAATCCTATGCAAAGTGTAGCAAATACTGTTCAAAATTTCGGTGCATCGGGCCAAAATATTGCCAATTCCACGCCAAGTGCTGGTAATGCCATCCAAAACGTTAATAATCCAATGCAGAATATTACTAGCTCTATGCAAAACAACGTAAATCCTCTGCAAAATGTCCCCTACCAAACACAAAACTTCGCAAATTctatgcaaaattttaataatccgATGCAACACATTCCTAATTCCATGCAAAATGTCCCGAGTTCTATTCCGAACTCTTCTGCCGTCATGACGTCCGTGTCAGCCTTCAATCCAGAAACTCCATACGGCTATTCGAGTGCCTATGAGACTATATCGCAGGGCTATGTTTACACAAATGCAGGAAGCCCCATGACCTCTACCACAAACGTGACAGCTTTCTCTATCGGACAAACTTACAGTAATCCAACGGATTCTGTATCATATATCGATCCAAATTTGTCACAAATTGACGCAATGGACAAGCCTATCAAGTCGCATGTTACCGGTCAGGCGATAACGTCCACAATACCGAGTTATCAAAACTACAACCCTGCGGTAAACTACGTATTAGATCAAACTTATCGAGCACCTACTCAGTACACGGATTCAATGAATACCAGTCATGGACCGAACTATCAAAACCACCCCGGCTACGTTTATAACTCCGCAACAGGCAATTACGAGTATAATTACGGTTCACAAAACTCGTTCACAAACTACGGCCAGAGCACTGCAGACCCTCAGGAACATACCAAGGAATCAAATTGGAATGTTCCTGGAGTTTATACTAGCGCTGGAGTTTGTCAAACCGTTCAATCTCCTTCGGAAAACCCGCAAGATGTTCCTCCGCAAGCCGGCaatacacaaaattattacaatccGCCGTACGGATATCTCACTACGACCAACCAAGCGAACGAATTCGTAAGTCAACCGGTAACTCAATCGTATGCTTCGGAGATAACAACGAACTATGGCGCTAATATGAACAATTCTACGTATATTCAGTCAGGACAGCCGCAGTACACGAGCGTTTCGTATGCCAACAATCAAG TGTCAACTGCGAAGGAAAATGTGACTGAGCATTCGAATAATCCGACACCCGTCGAGCATACAAATCAGCAAACCCCAGTCGAGAGTACTCCCAAAGAGGTCGATGAACCGAAACCCAGTAGTGTTAAAGTAGAAGAACTAAAGACCGAACCGACATCCTTTGATCTCCTCTCGGGACTTGACTTTTCTGTTGAGCAAACGCCTTTAAAACCCGAAATAAAAGTGCCCCAAATATCAGAGAAAGCTATCTTTAAGCCTAGCATAGTTCCAAAACAAAAACCAGTCGATATAGCAGTGCCCAAAGAAGAAATTATTGATAGACCTCCAAAAAGGGACCTGTTTTCGGATCCCATTTTCTTAAATCAATTTACACAGGAAGTGAAAAATCTCCAGAAACTCACTGACACTTTCACTAATAAAACGTCTAACGGGCTGACAGTTTTAGACGCCAAATGGAAGCACTTGCAGGAAATTCAG tcaaagGAAAATGCTCGCCGTTCAAAATCGGTCGCATCCCGGTACTGTCCCAGCACTTCGACCTCTGTGGTCCCTTACGACGACTCGAGGCTCACTCTTAAATCTGACTCCGATGCGTATATCAACGCTACATACTATAAG CAACTGGCTTCATGGTGTATTCCCCTCGTGATATCGAAATGTCCCAAAGAGAATGAGCACACAACGTTCTGGAAAGCCATGCTCGAAAATAAGATCAGCTGTATTGTGTGTCTTCTGAGTGAAATCGAG ATGCAAGGAAATGCTTATTGGCCGACAGCTAAAGGGCAATCGATAGACTTAGCCGACGGGCTCAAGGTTACCCTGGAAGACGTCATCTGTAATGTCCATTGGAGCGAGCGACATCTCACGGTATCCTCAGGGAAGAATGTCTCCAGAGTCAAGCACTACCAAATAAACGTATATCCTGCCAA GATAGTGTGTACTCCGCTGGTCCTGCTGGCGGACCGCGTGCTGAGCGAGTCGTACACGGGGCGGGAGAGTGACCAGCTGCGCGGGGCGTGCGTGCTGGACGCGGCGGGCGCCGGCCGGTGTAGTGTGCTGGCCTTACTCGTGATGGTCATGTGTCAGCTGAGGGCCGGCCATGTGCAGCTCTGCG ACATGTTGGAGGAGGGATGCGCCAAACTCTACGAGAATCGTACAAACGTTCTAGAAGACACCAAATATTTGGCGGACGCGTACAGGACGGTGCTGTTTTACGTCCAAGGAGTTCTGTGTTcag GGACAACAATGTTCAACGGGGAGGCGGTAACCACAACGACCGGAGCGTCATTCCTTCCCCCCGTGCCAGCTGTTCCTCCCTCCCCCTCCCCTTCTACCGCCTCCCTCACCTCCGCCAAGACCAAGTTCTCGAGGGAATCTTTCGAGGAAATGAAGCAACTACCGGGCCTCAAGAGCGGTGATATGAAAGACCCTCTGAATTTTCTTGATCCACTGTGGAGTCTGAAGAAGAAATAG